The Apium graveolens cultivar Ventura chromosome 11, ASM990537v1, whole genome shotgun sequence genome has a window encoding:
- the LOC141695379 gene encoding uncharacterized protein LOC141695379: MTTNNSRKAYAREMMCIVREAPKCAKIEIALMFDVYDLEGLMFPHKDTLVITPIIENCPVKRVHVDNGVFMDIQFYDTFFRMGYNDSQLAPSDVPFYGFNRVVCKFKGIIQHLLIVRKELRGVMQMLNFQVVKEASTYNAIFGRIRIHAFKEVPTTYHMVLTFLTRNGIGEERGDQKMASSCYVASLRPDGSGGRSSQYKV, from the coding sequence ATGACAACCAATAACTCTCGAAAGGCGTATGCCAGAGAAATGATGTGCATAGTTAGAGAAGCTCCTAAGTGTGCTAAGATTGAAATAGCACTTATGTTCGATGTCTACGACCTTGAAGGACTGATGTTCCCCCATAAAGATACTCTAGTTATCACACCGATAATTGAAAATTGTCCAGTCAAGAGAGTCCACGTAGACAATGGAGTTTTTATGGACATTCAGTTCTATGATACATTTTTCAGGATGGGGTACAATGATTCTCAACTGGCCCCTTCAGACGTACCATTTTATGGGTTTAACAGAGTGGTTTGTAAATTCAAAGGAATAATACAACATCTATTGATCGTCAGAAAAGAGCTCAGAGGAGTTATGCAAATGTTGAACTTTCAGGTTGTAAAGGAAGCCTCCACCTACAATGCGATCTTTGGAAGAATAAGAATTCATGCATTCAAGGAGGTGCCTACAACCTATCACATGGTGCTCACATTCCTCACTAGAAACGGTAtaggagaagagagaggagaccaaAAGATGGCTTCAAGTTGTTACGTGGCCTCACTCAGGCCTGATGGATCCGGGGGCAGGTCCTCCCAATATAAGGTATAG